In Paenibacillus sp. G2S3, a single window of DNA contains:
- a CDS encoding tyrosine protein kinase — MPDHYYNHSRRNQRSLSDSYNASAYPGLSPYAPSSLPVESGILPAIGAEAAAETALALPAAEATTKASGGLAGLLSGLGGGGGIAGNMDQIKGLIDRMGGIDGIVNSMGKVQKVMSGFQQMAPMVKLFMGSFGKGKGAAGALAAEEDAALFSPSRRKKRRSTSGRRKSSKTTTTRRRSTPSTGKRRRK, encoded by the coding sequence ATGCCTGATCATTACTATAATCATTCCCGCCGGAATCAGCGTTCGCTGAGCGATTCTTATAATGCCTCTGCCTACCCCGGCCTCAGTCCATATGCACCTTCATCCCTCCCAGTAGAGAGCGGAATCCTTCCCGCTATAGGAGCAGAAGCTGCTGCTGAAACGGCGCTAGCGCTTCCTGCTGCTGAAGCCACAACAAAAGCCAGCGGTGGGCTTGCCGGTTTACTTAGCGGCTTAGGCGGCGGTGGAGGAATCGCCGGGAATATGGATCAAATCAAAGGCCTGATCGACCGGATGGGCGGCATTGACGGGATCGTAAACTCTATGGGTAAGGTACAAAAGGTGATGTCTGGTTTTCAACAGATGGCCCCAATGGTTAAGCTTTTTATGGGTAGCTTCGGAAAAGGAAAAGGTGCAGCAGGTGCATTAGCAGCCGAAGAAGATGCCGCGCTGTTCAGCCCAAGTCGACGCAAAAAAAGACGCTCCACCTCTGGGCGTCGCAAATCGTCCAAAACCACAACCACACGCCGGCGCTCTACTCCCTCTACTGGAAAACGTCGCCGCAAATAG